AAGCCAGGGGATAAATTTATGGGACTTGATTTGGCCCATGGTGGACACCTTTCTCATGGATCTCCCGTTAATAGCTCTGGGATGCTATACAATCCTGTTGCTTATACAGTTGAGGAGTCTACTGGAATGATCGACTATGATAAGATGGAAGCAATTGCTTTGACAGAGAAACCAAAACTAATTATTGGTGGTGCTTCTGCATATTCTAGAGAGTGGGATTATGCTCGTATGAGAGAAATTGCAGATAAGGTGGGAGCTATCTTTATGGTGGATATGGCTCATACTGCTGGTTTAATTGCTGCTGGAGTTCTTTCTAACCCTGTTCCTTATGCTCATATCGTTACCTCTACAACACATAAAACACTTCGAGGCCCTCGTGGTGGTATTATTCTACTGGGAGAGGACTTTGTTAATCCTTGGGGGGTTAAAACGCCTAAAGGAGTAGAAAAGATGATGTCTGCAATGTTAAATACTTCTGTTTTTCCTGGTGTACAAGGTGGACCTCTTGAGCATATTATTGCGGCCAAAGCAGTGGCATTTGGTGAGGCTCTTAAACCTGAGTACAAAGAGTACCAAGAGCAGGTGAAGAAAAATGCGAATGTAATGGCTGAAGCTTTTGTTCGTAAAGGGTATAAGGTGATCTCTGATGGTACTGATAACCACTTGATGCTTATTGACCTTCGTACAAAGTTCCCTGAAATCACTGGAAAGAAGGTGGAAAACATATTAGTTAAGGCGGATATAACAATCAATAAAAATATGGTGCCTTTTGATTCAAGGTCACCATTCTCTACTTCTGGACTGCGTGTAGGAACTCCTGCAATCACAACCCGAGGATTAAAAGAAGAACATATGGCACCAATTGTTGACCTTATTGATGAAGTGATTTCTAATATCGACAATGATGAAGTAATTGCTTCAGTGAAAGAACGTGTTAATAAAATGATGTCTTCTTTCCCTAAGTTTGCTTGGTAGTTACAATTGTTACCATAATAGAGTATTATAGATAAATAAAATCCCTATTAAACGCCAATTGTTGACGTTTAAATAGGGATTTTTTATGTTCTTTTAATATGTTTGTGTGACTTCTCAGAAATACTTTAAAATTGTCGACATTTTAGAGCTCTTGTAATGAATTCTGTAATTTGAATCCTTCAATAGAAATTTGTTTTGATAACAAGGTTTTAATATATGTCGTAATACTATATGTATTTATAATCCAATACCAAGTCCAACAGCGAGATAGGCCATGTCATTTTTAATGTCCTCATGAAATTCTGCTATGGAATATCGATACCCAACTTCTAAGGTGAGGTATGTTCTTTTTATTGTTTCCGCATTGCCACTATTATCAAAAATACAGAAATTAAAGTTCGCTGCTGGCGTCAAATTTAAGTTTCTGCTAAATTTGTATTTATCCCCTTTAAATTCTAGATTCATTCCAGAATAGCCCAGTTTTCCTAATAGAATAAACCTGTGTTTTCTTAAAGGAATTATCCAACCTGCTCCTATATCTATTCCGTAGAATCTTTTTGTGGCATTATCCTCAGAAAACCGATTCCCATCATCTGTGATTATATCTAAACTTTGATGATCGAGTGTTATATCAATATCATACTTTGTATAAGTAGCACTTCCCTCGATATATAAACGTCCATTTGTTACACTTGTTTGACAAATTACTCCATTTTTGAAGACTAATCCGCTGATTGTTGATTCAGGTATTAGTAATGAAATACCAAGATTATAACTTGTACTTGTCTTCTGGAGATTAATTTCTGTGTCTGACGGATTGTCTTCTTTCATTATCTTGTTTTGTCCTTTTGTTATTGTATGTACGGTTATAAACAATAATAAAAGAAAAATTGTTAGATAGCATTTTGTCATAGTTTTGTATTTAAGTAATGTTTTTAATAATGAAACTACATAGATTTATTCTGATACATACTGTTTATTATCAGAGTGTAGAGAGTTTTTTTTGTTTTTTTTACAAAAAAAACATTGTTTTTTATTTGGAATTATGGATTAAAAAGATGTTTCTTTGCATCGCTTTTAACAACAAAAGCACTTCGTTCTAAGACAACATTGAGAGATTCTGAATATTATCCCTTCCGCTGTGTGACTCCATTGATTCTAGCGAGATGAGAAAGAGAGGACATAAGAAGCTGATAGAAGAGCAGAAGATTGACAAGGTTTTAGATTTTGAAATAATTGAGAGTGTGATTTTAAGTGAAAAAAATAAATCAATTTTTATTTGGATCTTAAAAATGTAAAGTGTTATCTTTGCACTCACGTTCTAAAAAAGCGAACATTGTTTTTTAGTTTTTCGGAGACGAAAAATAAATGAAAAAACATTTGGAGTTTAAAGATAAAATGATTTATCTTTGCAACCGCAAAAACATCGGAGCAACGGCGACGATGGATGAATAAGAGATAAGTTCTTTGAAGATATTTTTTTGATAATGACAAGTACAAAAAGCAACCGTCAATCAATAGATTTTTGAGTTTTTGTTGAGCTAAATTAATTAACTTTTTATACAACGAAGAGTTTGATCCTGGCTCAGGATGAACGCTAGCGGGAGGCCTAACACATGCAAGTCGAGGGGTAACGGAGGTAGCTTGCTACCAGACGACGACCGGCGCACGGGTGAGTAACGCGTATGTAATCTGCCTTGTACAGAGGGATAGCCCAGAGAAATTTGGATTAATACCTCATAGTATTATTGAGTCGCCTGGCTCGATAATTAAAGCTCCGGCGGTACAAGATGAACATGCGTGACATTAGCTAGTTGGTAAGGTAACGGCTTACCAAGGCAACGATGTCTAGGGGTTCTGAGAGGATGATCCCCCACACTGGTACTGAGACACGGACCAGACTCCTACGGGAGGCAGCAGTGAGGAATATTGGTCAATGGACGCAAGTCTGAACCAGCCATCCCGCGTGAAGGATGACTGCCCTATGGGTTGTAAACTTCTTTTATATGCAAATAAACCTACTTTCGTGAAAGTAGCTGAAGGTAGCATATGAATAAACACCGGCTAACTCCGTGCCAGCAGCCGCGGTAATACGGAGGGTGTAAGCGTTATCCGGATTTATTGGGTTTAAAGGGTACGTAGGCGGTAATATAAGTCAGTGGTGAAATCCTGCAGCTCAACTGTAGAACTGCCATTGAAACTGTATTACTTGAGTATACTTGAGGTAGGCGGAATGAGTAGTGTAGCGGTGAAATGCTTAGATATTACTCAGAACACCGATTGCGAAGGCAGCTTACTAAGGTATAACTGACGCTGATGTACGAAAGCGTGGGGAGCGAACAGGATTAGATACCCTGGTAGTCCACGCCGTAAACGATGATTACTCGCTGTTGGCGATACACAGTCAGTGGCTAAGCGAAAGTTTTAAGTAATCCACCTGGGGAGTACGATCGCAAGATTGAAACTCAAAGGAATTGACGGGGGCCCGCACAAGCGGAGGAACATGTGGTTTAATTCGATGATACGCGAGGAACCTTACCTGGGCTTAAATGTACGGCGACCGGTCTAGAGATAGACCTTTCTTCGGACGACGTACAAGGTGCTGCATGGTTGTCGTCAGCTCGTGCCGTGAGGTGTCGGGTTAAGTCCCATAACGAGCGCAACCCTTATCTTTAGTTGCTAACAGGTTAAGCTGAGGACTCTAGAGAGACTGCCACCGTAAGGTGAGAGGAAGGTGGGGATGACGTCAAATCAGCACGGCCCTTATGTCCAGGGCTACACACGTGTTACAATGGTCAGTACAAAGGGCAGCTACCTGGCGACAGGATGCTAATCTCTAAAACTGGTCTCAGTTCGGATCGGAGTCTGCAACTCGACTCCGTGAAGCTGGATTCGCTAGTAATCGCGCATCAGCCATGGCGCGGTGAATACGTTCCCGGGCCTTGTACACACCGCCCGTCAAACCATGGAAGCTGGGGGTGCCTGAAGTCTGTTACCGAGAGGAGCGGCCTAGGGTAAAACTAGTGACTGGGGTTAAGTCGTAACAAGGTAGCCGTACCGGAAGGTGTGGCTGGAACACCTCCTTTCTGGAGCCGACAAGAACGGTTTAAGAAAATCGACAGATTAGGTTGTTTTTTCTTGTCATATCAAAAAAACCTTATATACCCACATGACCAACGTGGTGATAGCGTAAGCTGAAAAACTAAGGTGGTTATGTTTTTATAGCATAGTCCCGTAGCTCAGCTGGTTAGAGCGCTACACTGATAATGTAGAGGTCCCCAGTTCAAGTCTGGGCGGGACTACATTTAAGATAACGCAGGTTATTGGGGGGATTAGCTCAGTTGGCTAGAGCGCCTGCCTTGCACGCAGGAGGTCATCGGTTCGACTCCGATATTCTCCACACATTTATACTGATTAACTAATTAGTGTATATAAGTTCTTTGACATTCTGGAAGAAGTAATCTGTAAAAAGAATACAACAGTAATATTTTAGATTAACGAAAAGGTTAATGTAATAGAAAGTAAGTAAGGGTGTATGGTGGATGCCTTGGCTCTTAGAGGCGATGAAAGACGTGATAAGCTGCGATAAGCTTTGGGGAGGTGCAAACAACCTATGATCCGAAGATTTCTGAATGGGGCAACCCAGCCAATTTATTGGTTATCTGATTATATCAGAGGCAAACCCGGAGAACTGAAACATCTAAGTACCCGGAGGAAGAGAAAACAAAAGTGATTCCGTTAGTAGTGGCGATCGAACGCGGATTAGCCCAAACCAATTACGTTTCGGCGTAATTGGGGTTGTAGGACTGCAATATGAGATTATGCGTGAAGTGGAAGTAACTGGAAAGTTACACCAAAGAGGGTGAAAGTCCTGTACACGTAAGCAAATATGATCTAGCAGTATCCTGAGTAGGGCGGGGCACGTGAAACCCTGTCTGAATCTGCCAGGACCATCTGGTAAGGCTAAATACTCCTAAGAGACCGATAGTGAACCAGTACCGTGAGGGAAAGGTGAAAAGTACCCCGAACAGGGGAGTGAAAAAGTACCTGAAACCATACACTTACAAGCGGTCGGAGCATATTTATATGTGACGGCGTGCCTTTTGCATAATGAGCCTACGAGTTACTCCTCACTGGCAAGGTTAATAGTTTAAGGCTAGGAGCCGAAGCGAAAGCGAGTCTGAATAGGGCGCTAAAGTCAGTGGGGGTAGACGCGAAACCGTGTGATCTACCCATGGGCAGGTTGAAGTCTTGGTAACACAAGATGGAGGACCGAACCAGGGAGCGTTGAAAAGCTCTTGGATGACCTGTGGGTAGGGGTGAAAGGCCAATCAAACTCGGAAATAGCTCGTACTCCCCGAAATGCATTTAGGTGCAGCCTTGGATATAGTATTGCAGAGGTAGAGCTACTGATTGGATGCGAGGGCTTCACCGCCTATCAACTCCAGACAAACTCCGAATGCTGTAATATGATTACCAGGAGTGAGGGCATGGGTGCTAAGGTCCATGTCCGAAAGGGAAAGAACCCGGACCATCAGCTAAGGTCCCCAAGTATATGTTAAGTTGAACAAACGAGGTCTGATTGCATAGACAGCTAGGATGTTGGCTTGGAAGCAGCCATTCATTTAAAGAGTGCGTAACAGCTCACTAGTCGAGCGATCGGGCATGGATAATAATCGGGCATTAAACATATCACCGAAGCTATGGATTTAATGGACTACCATTAAGTGGTAGGGGAGCATTCTAACCAGCGTTGAATGCATACTGTGAGGTGTGCTGGAGCGGTTAGAAAAGCAAATGTAGGCATAAGTAACGATAAGGGGGGCGAGAAACCCCCCCGCCGATAGACTAAGGTTTCCTGATCAACGCTAATCGGATCAGGGTTAGTCGGGACCTAAGGGAAAGCCGAACGGCGAACTCGATGGACAACAGGTTAATATTCCTGTACTTTGTATAATTGTGATGGGGCGACGGAGTGATGAAAGCACCGCGTACTGACGGAATAGTACGTTGAAGGGCTTAGGTTATGATATGTGTAGGCAAATCCGCACATTGAGCTGAAACCTGATAGTACCAAGCGTCTTCGGACAATTGGATAGTGTGCCTAAGGGCTTCCAAGAAAAACCTCTAAACGTAGATTATACAGACCCGTACCGCAAACCGACACAGGTAGTCAAGGAGAGAATCCTGAGGCGCTCGAGTGATTCATGGCTAAGGAACTAGGCAAAATCGATCCGTAACTTCGGGAGAAGGATCGCTCCTCGTAAGGGGAGCCGCAGTGAAAAGGCCCAGGCGACTGTTTATCAAAAACACAGGGCTTTGCTAAATCGAAAGATGATGTATAAGGCCTGACACCTGCCCGGTGCCGGAAGGTTAAGTGGGGGCGTTATCTTCGGAGAAGCGCTGAAATGAAGCCCCGGTAAACGGCGGCCGTAACTATAACGGTCCTAAGGTAGCGAAATTCCTTGTCGGGTAAGTTCCGACCTGCACGAATGGTGCAACGATCTGGGCACTGTCTCAGCCATGAGCTCGGTGAAATTGAAGTATCGGTGAAGATGCCGATTACCCGCAACGGGACGGAAAGACCCCGTGAACCTTTACTGCAACTTCACATTGATTCTGGGCATGTAATGTGTAGGATAGGTCGGAGACAATGAAGCGGCGTCGCTAGGCGTTGTGGAGTCGTCCTTGAAATACGACCCTTTGCCTGTTTGGAACCTAACTCAGCGATGAGGACATTGTGTGGTGGGTAGTTTGACTGGGGTGGTCGCCTCCAAAAGAGTAACGGAGGCTTCTAAAGGTACCCTCAAGACGATTGGTAACCGTCTGTAGAGTGTAATGGCACAAGGGTGCTTGACTGTGAGACCAACAAGTCGATCAGGTACGAAAGTAGAGCATAGTGATCCGGTGGTTCCGTATGGAAGGGCCATCGCTCAAAGGATAAAAGGTACTCCGGGGATAACAGGCTGATCGCTCCCAAGAGCTCATATCGACGGAGCGGTTTGGCACCTCGATGTCGGCTCGTCACATCCTGGGGCTGGAGAAGGTCCCAAGGGTTGGGCTGTTCGCCCATTAAAGTGGCACGCGAGCTGGGTTCAGAACGTCGTGAGACAGTTCGGTCCCTATCTGTTGTGGGCGCAGGAAACTTGAGAGAAGCTGCTGCTAGTACGAGAGGACCGCGGTGGACAAACCTCTGGTGTATCAGTTGTGCCGCCAGGTGCATTGCTGAGTAGCTACGTTTGGAAGAGATAAGTGCTGAAAGCATCTAAGCACGAAGCTCCACTCAAGATGAGGTTTCCTTAGAGGGTCGTTGGAGACTACGACGTTGATAGGCTGCAGGTGTAAAGGTTGCGAGACCAAAGCCGAGCAGTACTAATTACCCGAAACTTTCATTAGAATAAAGTATGTTGTATTCTAGGATTCCTTCTTCCAGGAGAAATGTCAAAATCATATTGAACTATGTATATTGATTAATATTATTAAAATTATTAGTCACGTATAAATCACCGTATTAACAATTTAAGGTGGTTATTGCATAGGGGTTCCACCTCTTCCCATTCCGAACAGAGAAGTTAAGCCCTATCGCGCCGATGGTACTGCAGAGATGTGGGAGAGTAGGTCGCCGCCCTTTTAATAAAAGATCAATTCACTTGAGTTGATCTTTTCACAATGATATTAACAATTTAAGGTGGTTATTGCATAGGGGTTCCACCTCTTCCCATTCCGAACAGAGAAGTTAAGCCCTATCGCGCCGATGGTACTGCAGAGATGTGGGAGAGTAGGTCGCCGCCCTTTTAATAAAAGCTAATTCTTATAAAGAGTTAGCTTTTTTTGTGTCTATACTTTTCTGAAATATAACTATGCTATCGTTTTAGAAATAAAGAGATGTATCTTCTAATATTGGCAAGAGGAACCTCTTCCCGAATTTATTGCCCTTTGGGAACAGAGAAGTTAAGCCCTATCTCGCCAATGGTAATATAGAGATGGGCGATAGTAGGTCGCCGCCCTTTTAATAAAAGCTGATTCTTATAAAGAGTTAGCTTTTTTTGTGTCTATACTTTTCTGAAATATAACTATGCTATCGTTTTAGAAATAAAGAGATGTATCTTCTAATATTGGCAAGAGGAACCTCTTCCCGAATTTATTGCCCTTTGGGAACAGAGAAGTTAAGCCCTATCTCGCCAATGGTAATATAGAGATGGGCGATAGTAGGTCGCCGCCCTTTTAATAAAAGCTGATTCTTATAAAGAGTTAGCTTTTTTTGTGTCTATACTTTTCTGAAATATAACTATGCTATCGTTTTAGAAATAAAGAGATGTATCTTCTAATATTGGCAAGAGGAACCTCTTCCCGAATTTATTGCCCTTTGGGAACAGAGAAGTTAAGCCCTAAGGTGCTGAGGTTATTGCAGAGATGGGTGATAGTAGGTCGCCGCCCTTTTAATAAAAGGGGCTTCTTTAAAGTGTTAGCTTTTTTGTGTCTATACTTTTCTGAAATATAACTATGCTATCGTTTTAGAAATAAAGAGATGTATCTTCTAATATTGGCAAGAGGAACCTCTTCCCGAATTTATTGCCCTTTGGGAACAGAGAAGTTAAGCCCTATGGTGCTGAGGTTATTGCAGAGATGGGCGATAGTAGGTCGCCGCCCTTTTAATAAAAGGGGCTTCTTTAAAGAGTTAGCTTTTTTTGTGTCTATACTTTTCTGAAATATAACTATGCTATCGTTTTAGAAATAAAGAGATGTATCTTCTAATATTGGCAAGAGGAACCTCTTCCCGAATTTATTGCCCTTTGGGAACAGAGAAGTTAAGCCCTATGGTGCTGAGGTTATTGCAGAGATGGGCGATAGTAGGTCGCCGCCCTTTTAATAAAAGGGGCTTCTTTTAAAGAGTCAGCTTTTTTGTGTCTATACTTTTCAGAGGGAAATTTTATTCCTTTTGATGTCTATATCTTATGAGAATAGAACTAGTTTTTATATACATTACAATTGATTCTAATTTCTCTTGTCAAGATTTCTTCTGTAGACTTTCTATCCTATTATACTCTCTTCTATATTATCGTTCTTTCTCTAAAAGATCGATTGAAACACTTTTTTATAGGAAGAGAGTCAATTCTTTTAAAGTCAGTCATAATTTTTGTTATAATTTTACGTTTAGAGTAATGTTAATAAGTTATTTATGTGACTTAAGTGGCGAAGCTGTGTTTGAATGTTCTTACATTGGTTCTTCCATGAATTGCGTATATGAACAAAAAGACTGGTAAACATATTCTATAGTTATTTCTTATATAAAACGCTATAGACTATGAATACCAGTAGTATATATCATTGTTTAGGATTACAAGACCAGCAATTGTTATCCACATCCTATGTTGGAGATACCATCCAACTTAAAGTTAAAACAAAAAAAGACAAACTACGTTGTAGTCGCTATAAAAGAATGCATGTTATTTGTTGTGGAGTTGTTGAACGTAGTTTCAAGGGGCCAATGATAGGCAAAAAGAAGTGCGTTATTATCATAGATGTTCAACGCCTTTATTGCAAGAAATGCAAGATCGTACGTCAGGAACATTTAAGGTTTGCAAAAGAGCAGAAGTCCTATATTCGATCTTTAGAGAAGATGGTTTTACTTCTCTCTTCTCATATGACGATTCAATCAATCAGTCGACTTTTAGATCTTAACTGGAATATTGTAAAAGATATCATTAAGTCTCACTTAAAATCAAAATATCATTCTCCTGGGCTAAAGGGGGTGAAACATATTGCTATCGATGAATTCGCAGTGAGGAAGGGACATGTATACATGACTTGTGTATATGACTTAGATAAAGGAGTCGTTTTGCATGTAGGAAAAGGTAAAGGTTCCGAATCATTGGTTCCATTTTGGAAACGAATAAAGATCAATAAAGTCCAAAGAGAATCTGTTGCTATTGATATGTCAGCTGCCTATATCCTTTCAGTAAAGACCAATGCACCTAAAGCTACTATGGTATTTGACCATTTCCATATAATAAAGAAACTAAATGAGACTATAAGTAAAATTAGAAGAGATCTTTACAACAAAGAGAAGGATAAGGTTATCAAGAAAAGTTTAAAAGGAAGTCGTTGGCTATTGTTAAAGAACCCAGAGAATCTCAACCTTCAGAAAGGGGAAGACTCAAGACTTGAAAAAGTATTAGAAACGAATACCACCTTGTTTTACGCATATTATTTGAAAGAAGAATTAAGGGAATTATGGAATCAAGATAATATTAGAGACGCTTCAAAATTACTTAAACAATGGATAGAAGAGGCAAATGAGACTGAAATACCACGGCTTAAGAAAATGGTAGAACTATTGACCAAACACAAAACAGGAATTTTAAATTGGTATAAGTGCAATATCTCCACGGGGCCTTTAGAAGGAATAAATAACAAGATTAAAACCTTAAAAAGACAAGCATATGGCTATCGTGACTTAGATTTTTTTATGTTAAAAATAAAAGCAATGCATCAAGATATATACGCAAAATGTGGATGAACCAATATTAATTGGTTAATACTTTGAATTAAATTATTGGATCTGTACCTTTATTTAATATGAAATGATAAAAGTGATGAGTAAAAAAAAGTTATATATTGCCTGCATTGGAGCAGGTTACGTTGGAGGTCCAACCATGTCTGTTATTGCTAAGCATTGTCCAGAGATTGATGTGGAAGTGGTTGACGTTAACAAAGATAGAATTAATGCTTGGAATGATTCCAATTTAGATAACTTACCTGTGTATGAACCTGGATTAAAAGAGGTGATACAAAAAGCAAGAGGACGTAACTTATTCTTTACTACTGATGTAAAAGGAGCAATTGAGCGTGCTGATATCATATTTATTTCTGTAAATACTCCGACGAAGGTGTATGGTGAAGGTAAAGGAATGGCAGCCGATCTTAAGTATGTTGAACTTTGTACACGTCAAATCGCTAAGTACTCTAATGGTGATAAGATTGTTGTTGAAAAATCGACTTTGCCAGTTCGTACTGCAGAAAGTATCAGACGAATCTTAGAAGCTGAAGATAGTAAACACAGTTTTACTGTATTATCTAATCCTGAATTTCTTGCTGAAGGGACAGCAATAGATGATTTAGAGAATGCTGACCGTGTTTTAATAGGATCTGATGAAACACCTTTTGGATTAAGTGCTTTAGAAAAAATCTCTTCTATCTATGAGCATTGGTTACCGAAAGAGCGGGTACTAAAAACGAATGTATGGTCTTCTGAATTATCTAAACTTACAGCCAATGCCATGTTGGCTCAAAGGGTGAGCTCTATTAATGCAATATCTGCTTTATGCGAACAAACTGGTGCTGATGTCGCAGAAATCTCACATGCTATTGGGATGGATAGTCGTATAGGATCTAAATTCCTAAATGCGTCTGTTGGTTTTGGTGGTTCATGCTTTCAAAAGGATATTTTGAATTTAACATACTTGTGCCGTTATTTTAATTTACCTGAAGTTGCTGAGTATTGGGAACAGGTAGTTAAGATGAACGATTATCAAAAGAATCGCTTTGCAAACAATATTATTAAGACCTTATTTAACACTGTATCTGGAAAGAAAATAAGTTTTCTTGGTTGGGCTTTTAAGAAGGACACTAATGATACCCGTGAATCTGCTGCAATCTACGTTGCAGATAAATTATTGCAAGACAGAGCTGAGATTCATGTATATGATCCAAAAGTGAACTCAGAACAAGTTATACAAGACTTACTGTATCTACAAAAATATCGATTTGTTAATAATCATGATTTTGAATCTCTTCCAGAAGAAGAAGTTCGTGATCTAGTCAAAGTCTATAATGATCCTTATAGTGCTTTAAAAGATGCTCATGCCATAGCTATTTTAACAGAGTGGGATGAATTTAAATCATATAATTGGCAAGAGATATATGACAATATGCATAAACCTGCTTTCGTCTTTGATGGTCGAAATATTTTAACCAGAACAATGATGTCTAAAATAGGATTCAAATATCAAGGAATTGGTAGTGCAGAATTATAATAATTATTCTCATTGTCTATTTTCCTCCTTTCGATAAAATGAGTCTGTATATTTATTAATATATATTTATGGGATACAACAAAGAAAATACTCAACAAAATAGTACTGAAATTGAGTTAATCCCTTTACTAAAGCATGTGTGGAGTCAACGTATCATTGTAGTGATCGTTTCAGGTATTTTTATTTTTATAGGGTTTTTAATAGCAATAAAATCCAAGGATGTTTATAAAACAAGAACTGTTTTTATAACACAGGAGTCGAAAACAAATACAAGAGGGTTTTCAGGTCTTGCTGCTATGGCTGGGGTCAACTTTTCTTCTCAGAATCAAATGACTATTGTACCTATCGTTTTGTATCCTGTTGTCGTTTCTAGTGTCCCATTCCAGAAAGAATTAATGTATAGTAAGTTATTTCTTGAGGGGGATTCAGTTACATTAATAGAATATCGGAATCGGTTAGAAATGACTAAGAATTCTTTTTTTAGTAAACGGATATTAGGCTTTCCTAAAAAATATATGGGATTCGTTAGTGATGATGTGGGGCTTGATAAGGTTTCTGATTTTAAATCAGGTAGTTATTCTAAAGATGAATTTATTACAATGAAATGGTTGAACGAACGAGTTCATCTCATTATTGATGAGGATACTGAATGCATTACGATTGAGACTAACTTTAATTCAGCAGAAGTTACTGCTAAGATTGCCAATATTTATCTACATCTTCTTCAAAAAAAAATTATTGAGTTCAGAACTAAGAAATCTTTTTTTGATTTGGAAGAGATTGAAACTAGATATTTGTCAAAGAAGAAAGAAACAGAAATGCTTCAGCTAAAATTAGCCACGTACCAAGATAATAATATGCATGTTTCAACTGTATTGGGTAATATTAAGTTTGATCGATTGAACTCTGAGTATATTCTAAGTCAAACTATTTATGCTGAACTTGCTAAACAATATGAACATGCAAAGCTTCAGCTTAAAAAAGATACTCCTGTTTTTGTCGTATTAAAACCTGCTTCTGTTCCTCTTTATAGGAGTGACCCTAACAGAGTTAATATTTGTATTATAAGCCTGTTCCTTGGTTTAATATCAGGATGTTTGATTGTAATAATGAAATTAGTTTTTAAAAACATAGTCAATAAGTGGATAATTTCATAAACTTAAATAATAGTTTAACCTTTATTTTAAAAAGCTCGATATATTTAATCGTAGAATTTGTTCTATTTTTTGAGGATATGTATGAATAATTCAAGTGTTAAAGTAAGTTCATCTATTGATATAAAATTCCTTATTGTAGGAGACTTTGCTTATGATATATATGAAGAAAGTCTTCGTAAATCTTTTCATGGTATTGTTAATGAAATTTATTCATTTCCCCTTGGACCTTATTATGATTACATTACACATCCATCTATCAACAGGTTTAAGT
The Prolixibacteraceae bacterium DNA segment above includes these coding regions:
- a CDS encoding ISL3 family transposase, translated to MNTSSIYHCLGLQDQQLLSTSYVGDTIQLKVKTKKDKLRCSRYKRMHVICCGVVERSFKGPMIGKKKCVIIIDVQRLYCKKCKIVRQEHLRFAKEQKSYIRSLEKMVLLLSSHMTIQSISRLLDLNWNIVKDIIKSHLKSKYHSPGLKGVKHIAIDEFAVRKGHVYMTCVYDLDKGVVLHVGKGKGSESLVPFWKRIKINKVQRESVAIDMSAAYILSVKTNAPKATMVFDHFHIIKKLNETISKIRRDLYNKEKDKVIKKSLKGSRWLLLKNPENLNLQKGEDSRLEKVLETNTTLFYAYYLKEELRELWNQDNIRDASKLLKQWIEEANETEIPRLKKMVELLTKHKTGILNWYKCNISTGPLEGINNKIKTLKRQAYGYRDLDFFMLKIKAMHQDIYAKCG
- a CDS encoding serine hydroxymethyltransferase produces the protein MVIDKQVFDLIEQENQRQLEGIELIASENFVSDQVMSAAGSCLTNKYAEGYPGHRYYGGCQVVDQVEQLAIDRLCELYGATYANVQPHSGAQANMAVLLTCLKPGDKFMGLDLAHGGHLSHGSPVNSSGMLYNPVAYTVEESTGMIDYDKMEAIALTEKPKLIIGGASAYSREWDYARMREIADKVGAIFMVDMAHTAGLIAAGVLSNPVPYAHIVTSTTHKTLRGPRGGIILLGEDFVNPWGVKTPKGVEKMMSAMLNTSVFPGVQGGPLEHIIAAKAVAFGEALKPEYKEYQEQVKKNANVMAEAFVRKGYKVISDGTDNHLMLIDLRTKFPEITGKKVENILVKADITINKNMVPFDSRSPFSTSGLRVGTPAITTRGLKEEHMAPIVDLIDEVISNIDNDEVIASVKERVNKMMSSFPKFAW
- a CDS encoding nucleotide sugar dehydrogenase; translation: MSKKKLYIACIGAGYVGGPTMSVIAKHCPEIDVEVVDVNKDRINAWNDSNLDNLPVYEPGLKEVIQKARGRNLFFTTDVKGAIERADIIFISVNTPTKVYGEGKGMAADLKYVELCTRQIAKYSNGDKIVVEKSTLPVRTAESIRRILEAEDSKHSFTVLSNPEFLAEGTAIDDLENADRVLIGSDETPFGLSALEKISSIYEHWLPKERVLKTNVWSSELSKLTANAMLAQRVSSINAISALCEQTGADVAEISHAIGMDSRIGSKFLNASVGFGGSCFQKDILNLTYLCRYFNLPEVAEYWEQVVKMNDYQKNRFANNIIKTLFNTVSGKKISFLGWAFKKDTNDTRESAAIYVADKLLQDRAEIHVYDPKVNSEQVIQDLLYLQKYRFVNNHDFESLPEEEVRDLVKVYNDPYSALKDAHAIAILTEWDEFKSYNWQEIYDNMHKPAFVFDGRNILTRTMMSKIGFKYQGIGSAEL